The Amycolatopsis camponoti genome segment GCTGCGCGCGCCGCGGTACGCGGGGGTCCGGGCCGACTACGAGAAGGTGCTGAAGCAGCGAAACGCCCTGCTCAAGACGGCCGGGAAGCGGCGTACGGGTCGCGAAGACCCGTACGCGCTGTCGACGCTGGAAGTCTGGGACGACCACCTCGCGGTGGCCGGCGCGGAGCTGCTGGCCGCGCGCCTGAACCTCGTCGCGGACCTCGGGCCGTACGCGGCCGCGGCGTACATGGGTGTCGCTCCGGACTCGCGTCCGGCGAAGATCTCGTACAAGTCTTCGCTGGGCGAGGCGCTGCCGGAGACGTACGGCGCACCGGATGGGGAGCGGGCGCAACCCGAAGTCCTGAAGGACGTCTTACTCAAGGCGCTCGGCGAGGCTCGCAAGGCCGAGCTCGAGCGCGGGATCAGCCTGGTCGGCCCGCACCGGGACGAGCTGGACCTGATCCTGGGCCAGGCGCCGGCCAAGGGCTACGCGAGCCACGGCGAGTCGTGGTCGTTCGCGCTCGCCCTCCGCTTGGGCAGCTACGAGCTGCTGCGCGCGGAGGCGGGTGAGCCGGTGCTGCTGCTCGACGACGTGTTCGCCGAGCTGGACCGCAAGCGCCGGGCCCAGCTGGCCGAGGTGGCCGCGAGCGCCGAACAGGTGCTGGTGACCGCCGCGGTCGACGAAGACGTGCCCGGCGAGCTGGCCGGATCCCGGTTCGTGGTGGCGGATGGTGAGATTTCGCGTGGCTGAACAGGGCAGAGCAGGGTCGGCAAGATCGAATCGAGCACCCCGTGTGACTGCCGACACACCAGTTACCCACCGATCTGGGGACAAACCTGTGGACAGTGTGGATAAACCCGTGCCCGGGTTATCGCCGCGCGTGACCAAAACGCCGGATCGGCCGCTTGACACCCCCCGCGCGGGGGGTAACCCACGCGGGAACCCCGCTTCGGGCACGCAGAGTGAAGACAGCGCTGCTCCGAACGGGACCACCGGTCGGGACCTCGCCCACGCCGCGCTCGAAGCGGCCAAGGCGAAGGCCAAGGAGCGAGGCACCTCGCCGGGCTATCGGCGTCGCGCGGTCGGCGGCGGGGGCCAGAACCCGCGGCGTCGCCGCTGGTCGGGGCCGGGTGCGGACCCGCGCGACCCGCAGCCGCTCGGCCGGCTCGTCTCGCGGATGGTCGCCGAGCGCGGCTGGAACGAGAGCGTCACGACCGCCCGCGTCTTCGCCCAGTGGGGCCGCCTGGTCGGCGAAGACGTCGCCGAACACGCGCAGCCGGTCGCGCTCAAGGACGGCGAGCTCACCGTCCGCGCCAGCTCCACGGCGTGGGCCACCCAGCTCCGGTTGCTGCAGGGAAAGCTGCTGGCCAAGATCGCGGCGGGGGTCGGCAACGGCGTCGTCAAGCGCATGCGGATCCAGGGCCCGACCGCTCCGAGCTGGCGGAAAGGGCCCCGTCACGTGCCGGGTCGCGGCCCGCGTGACACGTACGGCTGACCCGGCTTGCGTGATGCTCGGTTGAATGCCCCGAGAACGCATCCAGACCTCCCGAGATACGTCAAGACTCGGCTCGAACCGATTTCGTCCGTCTGTGACGCGCTCAGGGGTGTCCTTGCCGCATGCCAGCGGACACGGCCAAGTACACTGGAAGGGAGCGAGTGTCCGCTCGGGCGAGACGAGGAGAAACAACGCCGGTGACCGAGAACAAGAGCGAGTACAACGCGTCGTCGATCACGGTGCTCGAAGGCCTCGAAGCGGTCCGCAAGCGCCCCGGCATGTACATCGGTTCCACCGGTGAACGCGGGCTGCACCACCTCGTCCAGGAAGTCGTGGACAACTCCGTCGACGAGGCGATGGCCGGGTACGCCACCAAGGTCGAGGTTACCCTCCTCGCCGACGGCGGGGTGCGCGTCGTCGACGACGGCCGCGGCATCCCCGTCGACATGCACCCCAAGGAGAACAAGCCGACCATCGAGGTCGTGCTCACCCAGCTGCACGCGGGCGGCAAGTTCGACAGCGACTCCTACGCGGTGTCCGGCGGTCTGCACGGCGTCGGCATCTCCGTGGTGAACGCGCTGTCGACGAAGCTGCTCGCCGAGGTCAAGTACGGCGGCCGCAGCTGGCGCCAGCTCTACACCGACCAGATCCCGGGGCCCCTCGAGGACCTCGGCCCGGCGACCGAGACCGGGACGACGATGACGTTCTGGGCGGACGGCGGCATCTTCGAGACCACGACGTACAACTTCGAGACGATCTCGCGCCGCCTCCAGGAGATGGCGTTCCTCAACAAGGGGCTGACGCTGTCCCTGCGCGACGAGCGCGTCGCCGACGAGGAGACCGAAGCGGACGCCGAAGGCAAGGTCGCCCGCGTCAAGGAGAAGGTCTACTGCTACCCGGGCGGGCTCGAGGACTTCGTCAAGCACATCAACGGCAGCAAGGACCCGATCCACCCCAGCGTGATCTCCTTCGACGCCAAGGGCACCGGCCTCGAGGTCGAGGTCGCGATGCAGTGGAACAACGGCTTCACGCCGTCGGTCTACACGTTCGCCAACACGATCAACACCCACGAGGGCGGCACCCACGAAGAGGGCTTCCGCGCCGCGCTGACCCGTGTCGTCAACACCTACGCGCGCGACAAGAAGCTGCTCAAGGAGAAGGACACCAACCTGACCGGGGACGACGTGCGCGAGGGACTCGCCGCCATCGTCTCGATCAAGCTGGGCGAGCCGCAGTTCGAAGGCCAGACCAAGACCAAGCTGGGCAACAGCGAGGCCAAGACGTTCGTGCAGCAGCAGTCGAACGAATGGCTGGCGGACTGGTTCGAGCGCAACCCCAACGAGGCCAAGACGATCATCAACAAGTCGATCTCGTCGGCCCAGGCGCGGATGGCCGCGCGCAAGGCGCGTGACCTGGTCCGCCGCAAGGGCGCGCTGGAGATCGGCGGCCTGCCCGGCAAGCTCAAGGACTGCCGCTCGACCAATCCGGCGGAGTGCGAGCTCTACATCGTGGAGGGCGACTCGGCCGGCGGCTCGGCCAAGGAAGGCCGCGACTCGATGTACCAGGCGATCCTGCCGATCCGCGGCAAGATCATCAACGTCGAGAAGGCCCGCATCGACCGCGTCCTCAAGAACACCGAGGTCCAGTCGCTGATCACCGCGCTGGGCACCGGCATCCACGACGAGTTCGACCTGTCGAAGCTGCGGTACCACAAGATCGTGCTGATGGCCGACGCCGACGTCGACGGCCAGCACATCACCACGCTGCTGCTCACCCTGCTGTTCCGCTTCATGGCGCCGCTGATCGAGCACGGCCACGTCTTCCTGTCGCGGCCGCCGCTGTACAAGATCAAGTGGCCGCGGGCGGAGCCGGAGTACGCGTACTCCGACCGCGAGCGCGACGCCGTCATCCAGGCGGGTGTCGAGGCCGGCAAGCGGCTCCCGAAGGACGACGCGATCCAGCGCTACAAGGGTCTCGGCGAGATGAACGCCGAAGAGCTGTGGGAGACCACGATGGACCCGGCGAACCGGCTGCTGGGCCAGGTCACGATGGACGACGCCGCCCAGGCGGACGAGCTGTTCTCGGTCCTGATGGGCGAGGACGTCGAGGCCCGCCGGTCGTTCATCACGCGCAACGCCAAGGACGTGCGCTTCCTGGACGTGTAGGCGTTCCCCCGCTCTTTGTCCCGCTAGGACTCTCCACTCGAGAAGGACCTCATGACGGAAACTCTGCCGCCGGCTCCGGAACACGACCGGATCGAGCCGGTCGACATCCAGCAGGAGATGCAGCGCTCCTACATCGACTACGCGATGAGC includes the following:
- a CDS encoding DciA family protein, which encodes MTKTPDRPLDTPRAGGNPRGNPASGTQSEDSAAPNGTTGRDLAHAALEAAKAKAKERGTSPGYRRRAVGGGGQNPRRRRWSGPGADPRDPQPLGRLVSRMVAERGWNESVTTARVFAQWGRLVGEDVAEHAQPVALKDGELTVRASSTAWATQLRLLQGKLLAKIAAGVGNGVVKRMRIQGPTAPSWRKGPRHVPGRGPRDTYG
- the recF gene encoding DNA replication/repair protein RecF (All proteins in this family for which functions are known are DNA-binding proteins that assist the filamentation of RecA onto DNA for the initiation of recombination or recombinational repair.), whose protein sequence is MYLRHLQVTDFRSWPQADLALEPGPTVLVGQNGRGKTNLLEAIGYVATLGSHRVATDAPLIRHGCERALVRVAVVNDDRELTVELEITAGRANRARVNRGAVGRPRDVLGILRTVLFSPEDLALVRGDPGERRRFLDELLVLRAPRYAGVRADYEKVLKQRNALLKTAGKRRTGREDPYALSTLEVWDDHLAVAGAELLAARLNLVADLGPYAAAAYMGVAPDSRPAKISYKSSLGEALPETYGAPDGERAQPEVLKDVLLKALGEARKAELERGISLVGPHRDELDLILGQAPAKGYASHGESWSFALALRLGSYELLRAEAGEPVLLLDDVFAELDRKRRAQLAEVAASAEQVLVTAAVDEDVPGELAGSRFVVADGEISRG
- the gyrB gene encoding DNA topoisomerase (ATP-hydrolyzing) subunit B, which encodes MTENKSEYNASSITVLEGLEAVRKRPGMYIGSTGERGLHHLVQEVVDNSVDEAMAGYATKVEVTLLADGGVRVVDDGRGIPVDMHPKENKPTIEVVLTQLHAGGKFDSDSYAVSGGLHGVGISVVNALSTKLLAEVKYGGRSWRQLYTDQIPGPLEDLGPATETGTTMTFWADGGIFETTTYNFETISRRLQEMAFLNKGLTLSLRDERVADEETEADAEGKVARVKEKVYCYPGGLEDFVKHINGSKDPIHPSVISFDAKGTGLEVEVAMQWNNGFTPSVYTFANTINTHEGGTHEEGFRAALTRVVNTYARDKKLLKEKDTNLTGDDVREGLAAIVSIKLGEPQFEGQTKTKLGNSEAKTFVQQQSNEWLADWFERNPNEAKTIINKSISSAQARMAARKARDLVRRKGALEIGGLPGKLKDCRSTNPAECELYIVEGDSAGGSAKEGRDSMYQAILPIRGKIINVEKARIDRVLKNTEVQSLITALGTGIHDEFDLSKLRYHKIVLMADADVDGQHITTLLLTLLFRFMAPLIEHGHVFLSRPPLYKIKWPRAEPEYAYSDRERDAVIQAGVEAGKRLPKDDAIQRYKGLGEMNAEELWETTMDPANRLLGQVTMDDAAQADELFSVLMGEDVEARRSFITRNAKDVRFLDV